From Triticum aestivum cultivar Chinese Spring chromosome 4A, IWGSC CS RefSeq v2.1, whole genome shotgun sequence, a single genomic window includes:
- the LOC123084666 gene encoding uncharacterized protein: protein MDEFISLGDEPQPRASEDLHQPLQVDAVDLNLNLNHAPPQSEPEPEPLPSQHHPQGTKASTSSVVVEVIDLEEGQIACQQSSSSAAAAAAQDAAADNPQAKAKEEALGANGVGPPPPPSHQQPQDDDIIDLEEGQVEDMDLSDDNALVIVTKQHACVSAAETPMGNNDGPPLSSRPSSGAFIDQSPTRGVKRPRTESAEPSVRVVYNNLTRESKRKLVELMQQWSEWQARKQHALTETVEEVLDCGEETYYPALHVGSERSCAVSFWVDSQARGNAAVDDGAVPLYDREFTLGSTPMGDSSNAEGKKDKDDSRCFNCGSYSHALKDCPKPRDHVAISNARKQHNLKRNLSNVGNRGQNRYYQKTPGKFDDLKAGVLGSETRECLGLRENDPPPWLHRMRELGYPPGYLDEVEDEDKPSGITIFGDGEVKEEQQHEEGELPEKGEPSPPRKRMTVEFPGINAPVPENGDPWLWGSAPPPPLQSSSGRHQHSSSDSRDRAPPAPPGVEHYSSSRYHSYDYGPAIPGAGRRSSSGYDDGAWTPSPAFSSRQHSGSGSGSRERERERERERERERERERDRHYYSNRR, encoded by the exons ATGGACGAGTTCATCAGTCTCGGCGACGAACCTCAGCCTCGTGCCTCGGAAGATCTCCACCAGCCCCTCCAAGTCGATGCCGTCGATCTGAATCTGAATCTCAATCACGCACCACCACagtcggagccggagccggagcctcTGCCATCCCAGCACCACCCACAAGGCACCAAGGCCAGTACTAGTTCCGTCGTCGTCGAGGTCATCGACCTCGAGGAAGGCCAGATCGCCTGCCAAcaatcttcttcttctgctgctgctgctgctgcccaaGATGCAGCAGCAGATAACCCCCAGGCCAAGGCCAAAGAAGAAGCCTTGGGTGCCAATGGAGTGGGGCCTCCTCCTCCCCCATCCCACCAACAACCGCAAGATGATGACATCATCGACCTCGAAGAAGGCCAGGTTGAGGACATGGACCTCTCCGACGACAATGCCCTAGTCATTGTTACAAAGCAGCATGCTTGTGTTTCAGCAGCTGAAACACCCATGGGCAACAATGACGGGCCTCCCCTTTCTTCAAGACCGAGCAGCGGCGCCTTTATCGACCAAAGCC CCACAAGAGGAGTTAAAAGACCCCGCACGGAATCAGCCGAACCTTCTGTTCGTGTAGTCTACAACAACTTGACAAG GGAAAGCAAAAGGAAACTCGTGGAACTGATGCAGCAATGGTCCGAGTGGCAAGCTAGAAAGCAACACGCCTTGACG GAAACTGTGGAAGAAGTCTTGGACTGTGGTGAAGAGACTTATTATCCAGCATTACATGTTGGTTCAGAGAGATCCTGTGCTGTG TCATTCTGGGTGGATAGCCAAGCACGAGGAAATGCTGCTGTGGATGATGGTGCGGTGCCGCTGTATGATCGAGAATTTACATTGGGTTCAACTCCTATGGGTGATTCATCAAATGCTGAAGG CAAGAAAGATAAGGATGATTCTCGCtgtttcaactgtggttcgtataGCCATGCTCTTAAGGATTGCCCAAAGCCTCGTGACCATGTTGCAATTAGCAATGCCCGCAAGCAGCACAACTTGAAAAGGAACCTATCTAATGTTGGTAATCGTGGACAAAATCGCTACTACCAGAAGACGCCAGGCAAATTTGATGATCTGAAGGCAGGAGTCCTGGGATCTGAGACTAGAGAATGCTTGGGGCTCAGG GAAAATGACCCGCCGCCGTGGCTGCACAGGATGCGCGAATTGGGTTATCCTCCAGGTTACCTAG ATGAGGTGGAAGATGAAGACAAACCATCTGGCATCACCATATTTGGGGACGGGGAGGTGAAGGAAGAGCAGCAGCATGAGGAGGGAGAGCTTCCGGAGAAGGGTGAACCATCCCCGCCTCGCAAGAGGATGACGGTGGAGTTCCCTGGAATAAACGCGCCCGTCCCAGAGAACGGCGACCCTTGGCTGTGGGGCAGCGCTCCGCCGCCCCCTCTTCAGTCCTCCTCTGGCCGTCACCAGCACTCGTCATCAGATTCGAGGGATAGAGCTCCTCCTGCCCCTCCAGGCGTCGAGCATTACTCGTCATCGAGGTATCACTCGTACGACTATGGACCGGCGATCCCTGGTGCCGGAAGAAGAAGCTCATCTGGTTATGACGATGGTGCCTGGACCCCGAGCCCCGCGTTTTCGAGCAGGCAGCactcgggctcgggctcgggctcgagggaaagggaaagggaaagggagagggagagggagagggaaagggagagagagagggacaggCACTACTACAGCAACAGGAGGTGA